From a region of the Lactuca sativa cultivar Salinas chromosome 4, Lsat_Salinas_v11, whole genome shotgun sequence genome:
- the LOC111879973 gene encoding uncharacterized protein LOC111879973 codes for MVKTPIMTRNQNHDDRKRFKTCESGCVAPWSDVNHDVLFLVMMQLGVVDFVAFSGVCKSWRSFAISNRKSLMACRPPMHMRISTDNLEDYCYLEDFEGKMLKTILPHSTGRTCVGLTCGYLILFGRKTKDFWLVNPITKHQLHFPAFPCLVADGNKFKGILVFSSSKSGWLLVIIKPFYHEVWYSIAGEGVWNHVSSTYHILDIHFLRGKIYTLNIDYHIREVGHLCELRLGLEPNLMLLEIKNFSKTNLLPLPEFVSSGDKLFVKRTFCVGDMCELDFGEMKWVCCEKAKEEYAFYGNNMGHYTVVKRELWAGTNKSRKDTFKTVDMWYFPHDCLNVNLIDES; via the coding sequence ATGGTTAAGACACCGATTATGACTAGAAACCAGAATCATGATGACAGGAAGAGGTTCAAGACTTGTGAAAGTGGTTGTGTGGCACCTTGGTCAGATGTTAACCATGATGTGCTGTTTTTAGTTATGATGCAACTGGGAGttgttgattttgttgcattCAGTGGAGTTTGCAAGTCATGGAGGTCATTTGCTATCTCTAACAGAAAGAGTCTTATGGCGTGCAGACCACCCATGCACATGAGGATTTCTACTGATAACTTGGAAGACTACTGCTATTTAGAGGACTTTGAAGGaaaaatgctcaaaaccatacttcCCCATTCTACTGGAAGGACATGTGTTGGGTTAACTTGTGGTTACTTGATCCTGTTTGGGAGGAAAACCAAAGACTTCTGGCTTGTGAATCCTATCACAAAGCATCAACTTCATTTCCCTGCTTTCCCCTGTTTAGTAGCAGATGGTAATAAATTCAAGGGCATCCTTGTCTTTTCATCTTCAAAGTCTGGGTGGTTGCTTGTTATTATAAAGCCATTCTATCATGAAGTATGGTATTCAATAGCGGGTGAAGGAGTATGGAATCATGTCTCCTCCACTTACCACATCCTTGATATACATTTTCTCAGAGGGAAGATATATACCTTAAACATAGATTATCATATAAGGGAAGTGGGACATCTATGTGAATTGAGACTTGGTCTGGAGCCTAATTTGATGTTGCTCGAAATCAAGAATTTTTCTAAGACAAACTTACTTCCCCTTCCGGAATTTGTAAGTTCGGGTGATAAACTTTTTGTGAAGAGGACATTCTGCGTAGGAGACATGTGTGAACTAGATTTTGGGGAAATGAAATGGGTGTGTTGTGAAAAAGCAAAAGAAGAATATGCATTCTATGGTAACAACATGGGCCATTATACTGTTGTCAAACGAGAGTTGTGGGCTGGCACTAATAAAAGTCGAAAAGATACGTTCAAAACTGTAGACATGTGGTACTTCCCTCATGATTGTTTGAATGTAAATCTCATAGATGAGTCGTAG